The Chryseobacterium sp. JV274 sequence CTAAAAGATCTTCAAAAAGATTATGATAATAAGGTATTATATCCCTCAGCAGCATATAATTTTCAAACGGAAAAAGATTCTTTAAAAAATAGAGTTTTCATTATTGAAAATATTATTGGCAAAGACGGAAAAACATTTAATACAGAAAACTCAGGTTATTTTGATTCTCCTATTTTTATCTTGAAAGATGAAGTAAAAGCCCAAACCATTTACTATAAATACGATAAAAAGTTTGAACATAACTTCCCTTTTTTAGTTGCTGATATAAATTACCCTGTAGATTTTTTTTGCTCCCAACTCTCAGAAAATGATGATGATTTTACCAATGAAAAAACTATTAGAACCCCAATGACGGAAGGCAACAATTTAGCTCCCGCATCTTTAACAAAGGTTTCAAAAAAAGGAAGACCATCTGCTTATTACCTAAGTTTAAGAGCTTATGGCAATACGGTTAATGTAAATGAACGAGGGGTAATTCTAATATTTGAAGACAATACTAAATGGATTAAAAACGCAGAGATAGATGTGGAAGCATATAAAGATAGTTATGAATATTCAGTATTTATAACTTTATCTCAAAATGATCTTAAGCTGTTTTCGACTAAGCGAATAAAAAAATTTAGACTGTACATATATGATGCTACCCTTAATGCAGGTTTTGCCAGTAAATTTTTGAATTATACAAAGTGCTTGTTAAAAAGATAATAATATGACAAATGCAGAAAAATTTTTAGATATTTATAATCAACTTGATAAATTTCTAAAAAATGGTAACAATCAGAATCATGAAACTTTTGCCTCAAAAATAAAAAGTAGCAAAAATTCAATTATAAAATCTTACCGAGATAAATTGATAGATTATGGAGAACTTAGAAACGCTATAACACACACACCTAAATTAGGTGGCAATTATATTGCAGAACCTCTGGGAGAAGTTGTTAATGAGTTTGCCATGATTTTACAAAAATTATTAAATCCACAAAAGGTTATTCCTTTATTTTCTTTTGAAGTGACTGGAGCTAACGAAAACGAGAGACTAGATAAAATTTTGAACATAATGAGGGAAAAATCTTTTTCGCAATTTCCCGTATTTGACGAAGGTGGAATGGTTACGGAGCTAATTAATACAAATACAATTTCAAGATGGTTAGGAAAAAATATTAATCAGAATGAAATCATGGTGGAAAATCCTATTATCAAAGAATTGATAGTCGATATTGAGTTTAAGAAAAATTTTAAATTTATATCGAGAGACTGCGATATTTATACTGCCTATGATTTGTTTATTGATCAAATAAATATCCATAAAAGAAATCTCGATGTATTATTTATTACAAACAGCGGTAGTGAAAATGAAAAATTATTAGGATTAATTACTATAGAAGATATTGCTAATAAAGTTAAGAACGTTCACTCATAATAGAGTTCTGAACACGATTGCAGCATAGTGAAGAAATTGTTTAATATTAAAGCGTAAGATTTTACAATACTGTATTCGACTATTCGTTGTGGTTTTTAAAAAGTTTGTTCATAAAGAACTTCCTGCAAATCCTGTAAAGGGGTCCAAATTCCAGATTTAACTTTCAGGTAAGTATGGCATAGTGTGACGATTTTTTGTTCATCTCCAAACTTAATTTTTTTTCTTTCTAACTCTGTTAAACCTTCAAAAGCATTTGAGGTAAAACCGTATGTTGATAAAAACAAACCACTCTCTCTCTTTTCCTTGCAAATCACTTTTAGAAATTCCTTCACGGATTTTTGACCTACTAGCTGTTTGGATTTCCAGTGCTTAATCTCGACGATATACTTAATGGGACGTCCATTTTTTACGATCTCCAAAATAATATCCTTACCTCCATCTTTGCTTGATGGTGTAAGGGTTACATGAAATGCCA is a genomic window containing:
- a CDS encoding CBS domain-containing protein; the encoded protein is MTNAEKFLDIYNQLDKFLKNGNNQNHETFASKIKSSKNSIIKSYRDKLIDYGELRNAITHTPKLGGNYIAEPLGEVVNEFAMILQKLLNPQKVIPLFSFEVTGANENERLDKILNIMREKSFSQFPVFDEGGMVTELINTNTISRWLGKNINQNEIMVENPIIKELIVDIEFKKNFKFISRDCDIYTAYDLFIDQINIHKRNLDVLFITNSGSENEKLLGLITIEDIANKVKNVHS